One region of Culex pipiens pallens isolate TS chromosome 2, TS_CPP_V2, whole genome shotgun sequence genomic DNA includes:
- the LOC120424573 gene encoding uncharacterized protein LOC120424573: protein MFSSRQLECGSVVPGEVESTEIIWTTGHRRPPFRTTHTLLACPQRAVCHSMRQHRATNDLLSELSGLLLDSANAGGKLIRFANLFNKPVPPSPLSRSFKTTNNTTFSLNFPPEIGSTS, encoded by the exons ATGTTCTCGTCGCGGCAGTTGGAATGCGGTTCGGTGGTTCCGGGAGAGGTGGAGAGTACGGAGATTATCTGGACAACAG gtCATCGACGTCCTCCGTTTCGAACCACTCACACGCTTCTGGCTTGCCCTCAACGTGCGGTGTGTCACAGCATGCGCCAACACCGGGCGACCAACGATCTGCTGTCGGAGCTGAGCGGACTTTTGCTGGACAGTGCCAACG CTGGCGGCAAGTTGATCCGTTTTGCAAACCTTTTTAACAAACCTGTTCCGCCCAGCCCTCTATCGCgctcattcaaaacaacaaacaacacgaCCTTCTCCCTGAACTTCCCACCGGAAATTGGCTCTACCTCATAA